The proteins below are encoded in one region of Triticum aestivum cultivar Chinese Spring chromosome 1B, IWGSC CS RefSeq v2.1, whole genome shotgun sequence:
- the LOC123103353 gene encoding putative 12-oxophytodienoate reductase 5 — MEPIPLLTPYKMGQFDLAHRVVLAPLTRRRSYANVPQPHAAVYYSQRATAGGLLIAEATVISDTGRGYTDTPGIWTAEHVEAWKPIIAAVHAKGALFFCQLWHVGRVSTFELQPGGAAPLSSTEKGVGPQMTFDGRLEEFSPPRRLTVQEIPAIVDDFRKAARNAIDAGFDGVEIHAANGYIIEQFLKDSANDRTDEYGGSLENRCQFALEVVDAVVKEAGGHRVGIRLSPFADYMDCHDSDPHSLALYMSTKLNDHDILYIHMIEPRMAIVDGRRVVPKRLLPYRKAFKGTFIANGGYDREEGGKVVVEGYTDLVAFGRLFLANPDLPKRFEVGADLNKYDRMTFYTPDPVIGYTDYPFLE, encoded by the exons ATGGAGCCCATCCCTCTCCTCACGCCGTACAAGATGGGCCAGTTCGATCTCGCCCACAG GGTGGTTCTGGCGCCGCTGACGAGGCGGCGCTCCTATGCCAACGTGCCACAGCCGCACGCCGCCGTGTACTACTCCCAGCGCGCCACCGCCGGCGGGCTGCTCATCGCCGAGGCCACAGTGATCTCCGACACGGGGCGGGGCTACACCGACACCCCAGGGATCTGGACCGCGGAGCACGTCGAGGCGTGGAAGCCAATCATCGCCGCCGTGCATGCCAAGGGTGCGCTCTTCTTCTGCCAGCTCTGGCACGTGGGACGTGTGTCCACGTTCGAGCTGCAGCCCGGCGGCGCCGCGCCACTGTCGAGCACTGAGAAGGGGGTCGGCCCGCAGATGACCTTCGACGGCCGGTTAGAGGAGTTCTCGCCGCCGAGGAGGCTGACAGTGCAAGAGATACCTGCCATCGTCGATGACTTCAGGAAGGCCGCCAGGAACGCCATCGACGCCG GTTTTGACGGCGTGGAGATCCACGCTGCAAACGGGTACATCATTGAGCAGTTTCTCAAGGATAGTGCCAATGACCGCACGGACGAGTATGGTGGCAGTCTTGAGAACCGGTGTCAGTTCGCTCTTGAGGTGGTCGATGCTGTTGTGAAGGAGGCCGGTGGCCACCGTGTGGGAATCCGCCTCTCCCCTTTCGCTGACTACATGGACTGCCACGACTCTGACCCCCACTCTCTTGCGCTCTACATGTCTACAAAGCTCAACGACCATGACATCCTCTACATCCACATGATCGAGCCAAGGATGGCCATTGTGGATGGCCGGCGAGTGGTGCCGAAACGGTTGCTGCCGTACAGAAAGGCGTTCAAAGGTACCTTCATCGCCAATGGTGGGTACGACCGTGAGGAAGGAGGCAAGGTGGTCGTCGAGGGGTACACTGACCTAGTGGCCTTTGGGAGACTATTCCTCGCGAACCCAGACCTGCCAAAGCGGTTTGAGGTTGGTGCGGATCTGAACAAGTATGATAGGATGACCTTCTACACCCCTGACCCCGTCATTGGCTATACCGACTACCCCTTCCTCGAATGA